The following proteins come from a genomic window of Bactrocera tryoni isolate S06 chromosome 1, CSIRO_BtryS06_freeze2, whole genome shotgun sequence:
- the LOC120767667 gene encoding transmembrane protein 47 isoform X1 has protein sequence MQARMYSRTESGDKLAQQQSQLKQQQQQLVFSNNAIANINISGFSSFDSDSLADCSEFDTESVTMDYFKESSQRPSPTKMAPTTTIETITITRPLKVIAFICGVIVVILMIMALASTDWLMAAGWRQGLFVHCIEEDVESPLPFNLHDPPGCYASRDVAYIKATAALCIITLITDVIATILTGLGLRTQNHNVKYKFYRIAVLVMLLSLLAVLSALIIYPVCFAGELNLANRPIWEFGWAYGVGWGAAIFLFGAVVLLLCDKESEEIYYKERKIVHDNQMRA, from the exons ATGCAAGCGAGGATGTATAGCAGAACCGAAAGTGGGGACAAGTTGGCTCAGCAACAGTCGCagctgaaacaacaacaacaacaattagttTTCAGCAAtaatgcaattgcaaatataaatataagtggaTTCAGTTCTTTCGACAGTGATTCTTTAGCCGACTGCTCAGAATTTGATACAGAATCGGTTACTATGGATTACTTTAAAGAAAG TTCACAACGCCCTTCACCAACAAAAAtggcaccaacaacaactatagAAACCATCACAATCACAAGACCTCTTAAG GTTATTGCATTTATATGCGGTGTTATAGTTGTCATACTCATGATTATGGCATTGGCTTCCACGGATTGGTTAATGGCTGCGGGTTGGCGACAGGGTCTCTTCGTGCATTGTATTGAGGAAGACGTTGAATCACCGCTGCCATTTAATTTACATGATCCGCCTGGCTGTTATGCTAGTCGAGACGTCG catACATTAAGGCTACAGCTGCTCTTTGCATAATAACATTGATCACAGACGTAATTGCCACCATACTCACTGGACTGGGTTTGAGAACGCAAAACCATAAtgtgaaatacaaattttacagaATTGCTGTGCTGGTGATGCTTTTATCAT tactGGCTGTCTTGTCCGCACTTATAATATATCCAGTATGTTTTGCTGGAGAACTCAATTTgg CGAATCGGCCAATTTGGGAATTTGGTTGGGCCTACGGTGTTGGATGGGGTGCAGCTATCTTTCTATTCGGTGCCGTTGTGCTATTGCTTTGCGATAAAGAGTCGGAAGAGATCTATTATAAGGAGAGAAAAATTGTACATGATAACCAAATGCGCGCCTAG
- the LOC120767667 gene encoding transmembrane protein 47 isoform X2, protein MAPTTTIETITITRPLKVIAFICGVIVVILMIMALASTDWLMAAGWRQGLFVHCIEEDVESPLPFNLHDPPGCYASRDVAYIKATAALCIITLITDVIATILTGLGLRTQNHNVKYKFYRIAVLVMLLSLLAVLSALIIYPVCFAGELNLANRPIWEFGWAYGVGWGAAIFLFGAVVLLLCDKESEEIYYKERKIVHDNQMRA, encoded by the exons AtggcaccaacaacaactatagAAACCATCACAATCACAAGACCTCTTAAG GTTATTGCATTTATATGCGGTGTTATAGTTGTCATACTCATGATTATGGCATTGGCTTCCACGGATTGGTTAATGGCTGCGGGTTGGCGACAGGGTCTCTTCGTGCATTGTATTGAGGAAGACGTTGAATCACCGCTGCCATTTAATTTACATGATCCGCCTGGCTGTTATGCTAGTCGAGACGTCG catACATTAAGGCTACAGCTGCTCTTTGCATAATAACATTGATCACAGACGTAATTGCCACCATACTCACTGGACTGGGTTTGAGAACGCAAAACCATAAtgtgaaatacaaattttacagaATTGCTGTGCTGGTGATGCTTTTATCAT tactGGCTGTCTTGTCCGCACTTATAATATATCCAGTATGTTTTGCTGGAGAACTCAATTTgg CGAATCGGCCAATTTGGGAATTTGGTTGGGCCTACGGTGTTGGATGGGGTGCAGCTATCTTTCTATTCGGTGCCGTTGTGCTATTGCTTTGCGATAAAGAGTCGGAAGAGATCTATTATAAGGAGAGAAAAATTGTACATGATAACCAAATGCGCGCCTAG
- the LOC120767656 gene encoding E3 ubiquitin-protein ligase RNF220: METTSETVSRLRSGGVGEEYMQCPTCECKLQHWEVKTHFEQEMERLRHLQMKAARETSAELSQQGASNTLANSEERRKPWTIFQRVQRNRHSRIRRRTGKRVAPANDHQCPVCNVSFPLEEIQQHAEQCLRRSNGTTNGRDGGSSSNEDDDGEEYEEYEWAGQKRIRVSSMLQGGYAAIGIGQTVTNTGSSGSHNSTHGGDEEEEEDLNVDEDDTQIYGPAQYAEADVIPPIAEQNGNSADSDVTSYMRRLITCSEGTALHNSVEEQRRTSVDIVVATNTEIRIPQVVESTGHQNPIKNKLPDNEQQNYPQIIESLKMKLRLFENQAQNKFKCLICLDDYKNPAISVACWHVHCEECWLRSLGARKLCPQCNLITTPKDLRRIYM; encoded by the exons ATGGAGACCACTTCTGAAACAGTTAGTCGATTGCGGTCAGGTGGAGTTGGTGAGGAGTACATGCAATGTCCTACTTGTGAATGCAAATTGCAGCATTGGGAAGTGAAGACACATTTCGAACAGGAAATGGAGCGTTTAAGACATTTGCAAATGAAAGCGGCTAGAGAAACAAGCGCCGAACTGTCACAGCAAGGCGCCAGCAATACATTAGCAAATAGTGAAGAACGACGTAAACCTTGGACAATATTTCAACGAGTTCAACGAAATCGTCACTCACGTATAAgg CGAAGAACTGGTAAACGAGTAGCACCTGCAAACGATCATCAATGCCCTGTTTGTAATGTAAGTTTCCCACTAGAGGAAATTCAACAACATGCTGAGCAATGTTTACGTCGAAGTAATGGGACAACCAATGGTCGTGATGGAGGCAGTTCAAGCAACGAAGACGACGATGGAGAAGAGTACGAAGAATATGAATGGGCCGGGCAAAAGCGAATACGTGTTTCAAGCATGCTGCAAGGTGGTTATGCTGCAATTGGTATAGGTCAAACTGTTACAAATACTGGAAGTAGTGGTAGTCATAATTCCACTCATGGTGGTGacgaagaagaggaagaagattTAAACGTAGATGAAGATGATACACAAATTTATGGACCGGCTCAATATGCAGAGGCTGATGTTATACCACCAATAGCTGAGCAAAATGGTAATAGTGCCGATAGTGATGTAACTAGCTACATGCGACGGCTAATAACTTGTTCTGAAGGAACAGCTTTACACAATAGTGTGGAAGAACAGCGTCGCACAAGCGTAGATATTGTGGTAGCTACAAATACCGAGATACGCATTCCACAGGTTGTTGAATCCACAGGACATCAAAACCCCATCAAAAATAAATTGCCTGACAATGAACAACAAAACTACCCGCAGATAATTGAATCGTTGAAAATGAAATTACGACTTTTCGAAAATCAAGcgcaaaataaattcaaatgtctAATTTGTTTAGATGATTATAAAAATCCAGCTATTTCGGTTGCATGCTGGCATGTACATTGTGAGGAGTGCTGGCTGCGTTCGTTGGGGGCACGAAAACTTTGCCCACAATGCAATTTAATTACGACGCCAAAGGATTTACGCcgaatttatatgtaa